A genomic stretch from Sulfoacidibacillus ferrooxidans includes:
- a CDS encoding ABC transporter permease: MSLTEVLRSAFRSIRANRMRALLTMLGVIVGVASVIALSAVGQSSTNAVTTQVESLGSNLLTVMPGSSSAGGVSFGAGSSTTLVYADAAAIAANDPNVAQVAPLVQQNAQIVYGSNNTSTSVQGTSANYPLVKSTPMESGQFFLPQQVTTSAQVAVLGSQTAQTLFGYQSPVGQTIDINGIPFRVIGVLASEGSNGYQNLDDRVMIPVTTAMNDFTGTDVLSSIDVSASSQTAMNQAQQEVEATLRNLHHLGPGQADDFTIMNQATILSALQSVSQEMTDLLTGVAAISLLVGGIGIMNIMLVSVTERTREIGIRKAIGAKRRVIMTQFLVESVVLSVGGGLIGVALGGGGAEVAGIIMKESNLVSPVAVMLSVSFAVLIGVLFGVYPARKASLLNPIEALRYE; encoded by the coding sequence ATGTCACTCACTGAAGTATTGCGCTCCGCCTTTCGCAGTATTCGCGCTAATCGTATGCGTGCTCTGCTTACGATGCTCGGTGTGATTGTTGGGGTGGCGTCTGTCATTGCTCTTTCAGCTGTCGGGCAATCATCGACAAACGCAGTCACTACCCAAGTGGAATCGCTCGGATCCAATCTGTTGACAGTCATGCCAGGATCGAGTTCTGCAGGTGGAGTGAGTTTTGGTGCGGGTAGTTCGACAACACTTGTGTACGCCGATGCCGCGGCCATTGCGGCCAATGATCCCAATGTCGCACAGGTAGCGCCACTCGTGCAACAAAATGCGCAGATTGTATACGGTAGCAATAATACATCGACGTCGGTGCAAGGTACATCTGCGAACTATCCATTAGTCAAATCCACACCTATGGAGTCAGGGCAGTTCTTCTTGCCACAACAGGTCACGACGAGTGCACAAGTGGCGGTGCTTGGCAGTCAAACGGCACAAACGCTCTTTGGTTATCAGAGTCCGGTTGGACAAACGATTGATATCAACGGGATTCCGTTTCGTGTGATTGGCGTGCTGGCATCGGAAGGATCCAATGGCTATCAGAACCTTGATGATCGGGTGATGATTCCGGTGACAACGGCGATGAATGACTTTACGGGGACCGATGTGCTCAGTTCCATCGATGTATCGGCCAGTTCGCAAACGGCGATGAATCAAGCGCAACAAGAGGTGGAGGCGACGTTGCGTAATTTGCACCACTTAGGACCTGGGCAGGCAGATGATTTCACCATTATGAACCAAGCGACGATCCTCAGTGCCTTGCAAAGTGTGAGTCAAGAGATGACCGATCTGCTTACCGGTGTGGCGGCAATTTCGCTGCTCGTCGGGGGGATTGGGATTATGAATATCATGCTGGTATCTGTCACGGAGCGCACGCGGGAAATCGGGATACGCAAGGCGATTGGCGCTAAGCGGCGAGTGATTATGACGCAGTTCCTCGTCGAATCGGTGGTGCTCAGTGTAGGCGGCGGGTTGATCGGCGTAGCACTCGGTGGCGGGGGAGCGGAGGTGGCAGGGATCATCATGAAGGAAAGCAACTTAGTGTCACCTGTAGCAGTGATGCTCTCTGTGTCGTTTGCTGTGTTGATCGGCGTCTTGTTTGGCGTATATCCGGCACGCAAAGCCTCCCTGCTCAATCCGATTGAAGCGTTACGCTACGAGTAG
- a CDS encoding sensor histidine kinase: MKMFSTIHVRLTLLNASVFSVLLLFLSILFYVWMQHVVFQPVDQSLDRTASHAIVTRSYENIADGARSQRTALPQLVNGLGSGSIGMVVWSPTHQLLEQEPHDSFTPSQLSTLHHHLTSKVPFSLRDGDQSWRVMDLSMASTRELGLPIGTTIQFVQTVTIQAQELHEFLLLLMSMVGIGIFTLIMAGWFLAQKAVAPIRLSWERQRQLIADASHELVKPLVSIQEEAQFLFRYPLHTVETEAERISMIDQKAEQITQLVEGLLTLARADSGQCELILQPINVSDMLADMEELIQVIGAQHGLNVEWAVQANVIVHGDEQRLRQLLWILVDHAILYTPNQGTVTISCVQDDVKTYVTVEDTGIGMDSFAVDHLFDRFYRDTRVGSCVDKTRTGLELAIGKWIVDAHRGQLTVTSSVGKGTTFVVSL; this comes from the coding sequence ATGAAGATGTTTTCTACGATTCATGTACGCCTCACGCTGCTCAATGCAAGTGTGTTTTCAGTTCTATTACTGTTCTTGTCCATTTTATTTTATGTTTGGATGCAACACGTGGTATTTCAGCCAGTGGATCAATCGTTAGATAGAACAGCATCCCATGCCATAGTCACACGTTCTTATGAGAACATAGCCGATGGCGCACGCAGTCAACGTACTGCTTTGCCACAACTGGTGAATGGGCTAGGAAGTGGATCCATAGGCATGGTGGTTTGGTCTCCCACTCATCAACTACTAGAGCAGGAGCCACATGACTCGTTTACGCCGTCACAACTAAGCACATTACACCATCACCTGACGTCTAAGGTGCCGTTTTCTTTACGAGATGGTGATCAATCTTGGCGCGTGATGGATCTAAGCATGGCTTCCACTCGTGAACTAGGTCTACCGATCGGTACTACGATACAGTTCGTGCAAACGGTCACTATACAAGCTCAAGAATTGCATGAGTTTCTGTTGCTGCTGATGTCCATGGTAGGCATCGGGATCTTCACGCTGATTATGGCAGGATGGTTTCTGGCCCAAAAGGCAGTTGCTCCCATTCGTTTGTCGTGGGAGAGACAGCGTCAATTGATTGCCGATGCATCTCACGAACTTGTAAAGCCACTAGTTTCGATTCAAGAGGAAGCCCAGTTCCTCTTTCGCTATCCTCTTCACACAGTGGAAACGGAAGCAGAGCGTATTTCTATGATTGATCAAAAAGCGGAGCAAATCACTCAGTTAGTGGAGGGGTTATTGACACTTGCACGTGCCGATTCAGGTCAATGTGAACTGATCCTGCAACCGATCAATGTATCTGACATGCTAGCTGACATGGAGGAACTGATACAAGTGATTGGTGCACAACATGGGTTAAACGTGGAGTGGGCTGTGCAAGCCAACGTGATTGTCCATGGAGATGAACAACGCTTGCGACAGCTACTATGGATCTTAGTCGATCATGCCATTCTATATACTCCCAATCAAGGGACGGTGACCATCTCCTGTGTCCAAGATGACGTAAAAACTTATGTCACCGTAGAGGATACAGGAATTGGAATGGATTCATTCGCAGTTGACCATCTTTTTGACCGATTCTATCGAGACACCAGGGTAGGTTCCTGTGTAGATAAGACCAGAACTGGACTAGAACTTGCTATCGGAAAATGGATTGTCGATGCTCATCGTGGGCAATTGACTGTGACAAGTAGCGTTGGAAAAGGGACCACGTTCGTAGTATCCCTTTAA
- a CDS encoding sulfotransferase family protein translates to MDTIFALKAHRAKDKPWVMDIHDQIMEHQPLYAPSCTSRFTRETMIKTENIFLGVWTMDSRPNFFIAGAAKSGTTSLHHYVSFHPQVYMSEIKEPHYFCNDQFPHEFSGPGDQGFSRNRLRTLEQYIQLFEAGKDMTIRGESSVYYLYFPHVAERIYQFNPDAKIVLVLRNPADRAFSAYMHTVRDGRETLSFEEALYQEATRRDMGYQPLWWYRELGLYSIQVERYLRMFSQKQLKIILYEDLSDDTERVIYDIWRFLGLKQDITIDPSVRLNESGVPISRSMYNFFAKPNPVKELLKKVLPTTFHQRLGQQAKLMTLQKLSMNETTKKNLINFYSHDMMKLQSMIERDLSHWTK, encoded by the coding sequence ATGGATACGATCTTTGCACTGAAAGCGCATCGAGCAAAGGATAAGCCATGGGTGATGGATATCCATGATCAGATCATGGAACATCAGCCCTTGTATGCGCCATCATGCACATCACGCTTTACACGTGAAACCATGATAAAAACAGAAAATATCTTTCTTGGGGTGTGGACTATGGATAGTAGACCGAATTTTTTCATTGCAGGTGCGGCAAAATCAGGGACAACGTCGCTTCATCATTACGTAAGTTTTCACCCCCAAGTCTATATGAGTGAAATCAAAGAACCTCATTATTTTTGCAACGACCAATTCCCACATGAATTTTCAGGCCCAGGTGATCAAGGATTTAGTCGCAATCGATTGCGGACACTCGAACAGTATATACAGCTTTTTGAGGCCGGTAAAGACATGACGATCCGCGGTGAAAGCTCTGTGTATTATCTGTATTTTCCTCATGTCGCAGAGCGTATCTATCAATTTAACCCTGACGCTAAAATTGTTCTTGTGTTAAGGAATCCTGCTGATCGAGCTTTTTCTGCTTATATGCATACGGTACGTGATGGAAGGGAAACATTATCATTTGAAGAAGCCTTGTATCAAGAAGCTACGCGTAGAGACATGGGGTATCAGCCACTGTGGTGGTATCGAGAACTGGGCTTATATAGCATTCAAGTAGAACGATATCTTCGTATGTTTTCACAAAAACAGTTAAAAATTATCTTATATGAAGATCTAAGTGATGATACGGAACGTGTCATCTACGATATATGGAGGTTCCTTGGATTAAAACAAGACATAACAATTGATCCTTCTGTACGATTAAATGAATCTGGCGTTCCCATATCCCGTTCGATGTACAATTTTTTTGCAAAGCCCAATCCAGTCAAGGAACTGCTTAAAAAAGTGCTACCCACTACGTTTCATCAGAGATTAGGGCAGCAAGCAAAATTAATGACCTTACAAAAATTATCGATGAATGAGACGACCAAGAAGAACCTCATCAATTTTTATTCCCACGATATGATGAAACTACAGTCCATGATCGAACGTGATCTATCCCACTGGACTAAATAA
- a CDS encoding HlyD family efflux transporter periplasmic adaptor subunit: MSTIAQKVQVPLLKKKKRTWLYGALAVAIVLGTGATVAAKDLSQSGTPAYSTYTVGYGNVVQTVSAAATVQPATTVNLSFDGGGTGTLATVNVSIGQKVTAGQVLATLDDSSETTQVAQDQAAVTAAQGNLEQAQAKLLSAQEGPTAATIAVAQAAVARANATLAGDKQQYQDEVAIYNNRSSAQQQLVSAQNTVAQDQVAVQAAQVNLQKTQLTAQAALDGGGTPQDVTALQAIVSTDEQAVTSAQKQLTLAQTNLQLLSQDLSTAQEEYGTITEAQVEQAYQAYQSELASYNQFVGETTNPDAANPFSSAMQAADTQYQQLNTGYTDVQQAQEQYNAGEETVQNDQTAIANAQSNLATAQKNVADAMPASSTNLAQQSQVSVQAAQVSLTEAQTQYKSAQQDLQVAQALYNDRTSGAQAVSQAQNTVEQDQIAVQSAQASLQETEQPSTPAVIEESQAAVTTAQAQLSSAQAALQGAAASKADMTLRAPMSGVITAINDTAGELVNGSAPVMTLQSDTQNQMELNIQVPEAGIGSVKAGDPIQATVSALPNQTFTGTVLQVYPTPQVVDNVTNFTVLAVVNDPTDQLLSGMATSVSIQTATANHVVEIPAIALQQVGTMEGVYVVGTKPAGTGSIGSFSAKAGSTYGHGDASGDATYSKAGTGFSGKGVVGSNAPKGTYFQPVQTGIFGTNNVQITSGLTPNEKIVLIVPSATSTTSTTATKSGAGGGFGGGGFGGGGLGGGRG, from the coding sequence ATGAGCACGATCGCTCAAAAGGTACAGGTACCTCTATTGAAAAAAAAGAAACGCACATGGTTATACGGTGCATTGGCTGTGGCCATTGTGCTTGGCACAGGGGCGACAGTGGCTGCCAAAGATCTGTCACAATCAGGGACGCCGGCGTATTCAACCTATACAGTAGGGTATGGCAATGTGGTGCAGACGGTGTCTGCTGCAGCGACGGTACAACCAGCTACGACGGTGAATTTGTCATTTGATGGTGGTGGAACAGGGACGCTTGCGACGGTCAATGTAAGCATCGGACAAAAGGTAACGGCAGGTCAGGTGCTAGCTACGCTAGATGACTCATCAGAAACGACACAGGTGGCACAAGATCAAGCGGCGGTCACTGCGGCACAAGGCAATCTGGAGCAGGCACAGGCTAAACTTCTATCGGCACAAGAAGGGCCGACTGCAGCGACGATTGCCGTGGCACAAGCGGCCGTTGCAAGGGCCAATGCTACGTTAGCCGGTGATAAACAGCAGTATCAAGATGAAGTGGCGATCTATAATAATCGGTCGAGTGCACAGCAACAACTCGTCAGTGCGCAAAACACGGTGGCACAAGATCAGGTGGCCGTGCAAGCGGCACAAGTGAATTTGCAAAAGACCCAACTGACGGCACAGGCGGCACTCGATGGAGGCGGAACACCCCAAGACGTGACGGCACTTCAAGCAATCGTGAGTACGGATGAACAAGCGGTGACCTCTGCACAAAAGCAGTTAACTCTCGCGCAAACGAATCTGCAGCTTCTTAGCCAAGATCTGAGTACCGCTCAAGAAGAGTATGGCACGATCACCGAAGCGCAAGTGGAGCAGGCTTATCAGGCATACCAGTCGGAACTAGCCAGTTACAATCAATTTGTAGGGGAAACGACCAATCCCGATGCAGCAAACCCTTTTTCGTCGGCGATGCAGGCGGCAGATACACAGTATCAGCAGCTCAACACGGGATACACAGATGTTCAACAGGCGCAAGAACAGTACAATGCGGGCGAGGAAACCGTCCAAAATGATCAGACAGCCATTGCCAATGCACAATCCAATCTAGCCACAGCACAAAAAAATGTAGCGGATGCGATGCCTGCGAGCAGTACGAATTTAGCCCAGCAATCGCAAGTGAGTGTACAGGCGGCACAAGTCAGTCTCACGGAGGCACAGACGCAGTATAAGTCGGCACAGCAGGACTTACAAGTAGCCCAAGCGCTCTACAATGATCGCACATCAGGTGCACAGGCGGTCAGTCAAGCGCAAAATACTGTGGAACAAGATCAGATTGCGGTGCAAAGCGCACAGGCGTCGTTGCAAGAGACGGAACAACCGTCTACGCCCGCTGTGATTGAAGAAAGTCAGGCGGCGGTGACGACTGCACAAGCACAACTGAGTTCTGCACAAGCTGCCCTACAAGGAGCAGCGGCGAGCAAGGCCGATATGACGCTACGCGCTCCAATGTCCGGGGTGATTACAGCGATTAATGACACGGCAGGTGAACTGGTCAATGGTTCAGCGCCTGTGATGACGTTACAGAGTGATACGCAGAATCAGATGGAGTTAAATATTCAGGTGCCAGAAGCAGGGATTGGATCAGTCAAAGCAGGAGATCCGATTCAAGCGACCGTGTCGGCATTGCCTAATCAAACCTTCACGGGAACGGTGCTACAAGTGTATCCCACGCCTCAGGTGGTGGATAATGTGACGAATTTCACGGTGCTTGCAGTCGTCAATGATCCAACGGATCAATTGCTCTCGGGTATGGCGACTAGTGTCTCAATCCAAACGGCAACAGCCAACCACGTGGTGGAGATTCCAGCGATCGCGCTACAACAGGTGGGCACGATGGAGGGTGTCTATGTGGTAGGCACCAAGCCCGCAGGAACAGGAAGTATAGGATCTTTTTCAGCCAAGGCGGGTAGCACCTATGGTCATGGAGATGCATCTGGAGATGCTACGTATTCAAAAGCAGGGACAGGATTTAGTGGAAAGGGAGTCGTTGGATCGAATGCACCAAAGGGTACGTACTTCCAACCGGTACAAACCGGGATTTTTGGTACGAACAACGTACAAATTACGTCAGGACTCACGCCTAATGAGAAAATTGTATTAATTGTTCCATCTGCTACATCCACTACGAGTACAACTGCAACAAAAAGTGGTGCAGGTGGTGGCTTTGGTGGTGGTGGCTTTGGCGGCGGTGGGTTAGGAGGCGGTCGTGGATGA
- the hfq gene encoding RNA chaperone Hfq, whose product MTSAADSPIQNSWLNDLRKKKVMTIIFLVNGYQIRGTIESFDNFSVVVITKGTKQLLYKHAISTMVEVEDRSRTTVQ is encoded by the coding sequence ATGACGAGTGCAGCGGATAGTCCTATACAAAATTCATGGTTAAATGATTTACGAAAGAAAAAAGTAATGACGATTATTTTTCTCGTAAATGGATATCAGATACGGGGGACGATCGAAAGTTTTGATAATTTTAGTGTGGTGGTTATTACCAAAGGAACGAAACAGTTACTATATAAGCACGCCATATCTACTATGGTAGAGGTTGAAGACCGTTCACGAACGACCGTGCAGTGA
- a CDS encoding ABC transporter ATP-binding protein: MMSAEERIPLIFMQQVVREYQVGGQVMRALNGVDLVIDHGEFVAIMGPSGSGKSTTMNLIGCLDIPTSGEYAIDGHLVSTLHEDELAALRNLKIGFVFQNFNLLARTSALENVELPMVYAGVSPKERRERAMQALERVGLQDRMHNRPNELSGGQQQRVSIARALVNHPLLLLADEPTGALDTKNTEEILLLFEELHAQGNTVVIVTHEDEVGAHAKRIVRFRDGMIESDTAAPSVRMMDSHGTVSHVRSMDMPHASEDPSMQKETVIHTKRGGSYVTH; this comes from the coding sequence ATGATGAGTGCAGAGGAACGCATTCCACTGATCTTCATGCAACAAGTTGTACGCGAATATCAGGTGGGTGGCCAAGTGATGCGCGCATTAAACGGAGTCGACCTCGTCATCGATCATGGGGAGTTTGTCGCGATTATGGGGCCTTCTGGGTCGGGTAAATCAACGACGATGAACTTGATTGGCTGCTTAGATATCCCTACGTCTGGAGAGTACGCGATTGACGGGCATTTGGTGAGCACACTTCATGAGGATGAATTAGCTGCGCTACGCAATCTGAAGATTGGCTTTGTTTTTCAAAATTTTAATCTGCTTGCGCGTACATCGGCACTCGAGAATGTGGAATTGCCCATGGTCTACGCTGGCGTTTCGCCCAAGGAGCGGCGCGAGCGCGCCATGCAGGCACTAGAGCGCGTGGGCTTACAGGATCGCATGCACAACCGACCCAACGAATTATCTGGCGGTCAACAACAACGCGTCTCCATCGCGCGTGCGCTGGTCAATCATCCCTTGCTGTTGTTAGCGGATGAACCCACTGGCGCACTCGATACGAAAAACACGGAAGAGATCTTGCTTCTGTTCGAGGAGCTGCACGCGCAGGGGAATACGGTCGTGATTGTCACGCATGAAGATGAGGTGGGTGCACACGCCAAGCGCATTGTGCGGTTTCGCGATGGGATGATCGAATCTGATACAGCCGCACCGTCTGTACGCATGATGGACAGCCACGGGACAGTAAGTCACGTGAGGAGTATGGATATGCCGCATGCATCGGAGGATCCTTCGATGCAAAAGGAAACGGTCATTCACACGAAACGAGGTGGGAGCTATGTCACTCACTGA